A single region of the Zootoca vivipara chromosome 2, rZooViv1.1, whole genome shotgun sequence genome encodes:
- the TSPAN17 gene encoding tetraspanin-17 isoform X2, with protein sequence MPGKAQHFQGPQLLGASFLAIGLWAWAEKGVLSNLSSITDLGGFDPVWLFLVVGGVMFVLGFAGCIGALRENTFLLKFFSVFLGLIFFLELTAGVLAFIFKDWIKDQLNFFINNNVKAYRDDIDLQNLIDFAQEYWSCCGAHGPNDWNLNIYFNCTDSNPSRERCGVPFSCCVKDPAEDVLNTQCGYDVRLKLELEQQSFIHTKGCAGQFEKWLQDNLIVVAGTFVAVALLQIFGICMAQNLVSDINAVKANW encoded by the exons TTGCTGGGGGCTTCCTTTCTGGCCATTGGTCTGTGGGCCTGGGCAGAAAAG GGTGTGCTTTCCAACCTGTCGTCCATCACAGACCTGGGTGGCTTTGACCCTGTCTGGCTCTTCCTTGTGGTCGGAGGGGTGATGTTCGTCCTGGGGTTTGCTGGCTGCATTGGAGCCTTGAGGGAAAACACTTTCCTGCTCAAGTTT TTCTCTGTGTTCCTGGGGCTcatttttttcctggagctcACGGCTGGTGTCCTGGCCTTCATCTTCAAGGACTGGATCAAAGATCAGCTCAATTTCTTCATCAACAATAACGTCAAGGCCTACCGCGATGACATCGACCTGCAGAACCTCATAGACTTTGCTCAGGAATAC TGGTCTTGCTGTGGGGCTCATGGCCCTAATGACTGGAACCTCaacatttatttcaactgcaCTGACTCCAACCCCAGCAGGGAGCGCTGCGGGGTGCCCTTCTCCTGCTGTGTCAAGGACCCTGCG GAGGATGTTCTCAACACGCAGTGTGGCTATGATGTCCGCCTTAAACTG GAGCTGGAGCAGCAGAGCTTCATCCATACCAAAGGATGTGCTGGCCAGTTTGAGAAATGGCTCCAGGACAATCTCATTGTGGTAGCCGGGACTTTTGTGGCCGTTGCGCTGCTCCAG ATCTTTGGTATCTGCATGGCACAGAACCTCGTGAGTGACATCAATGCCGTGAAAGCCAACTGGTGA